A region of the Brachybacterium sacelli genome:
CGGTTCGTGGCGGCACTGTCGGTCGTGGCTTTCCACTACCTGTACAACGGGATCAAGAACGGCAAGGTCCAGGGCATCACCCACGAGCCCGTGATCGCGCTCGCCCAGTACGGCTACCTGGGCGTGAACCTGTTCTTCATGATCAGCGGCTTCGTCATCACGCAGTCCGTGCGGGGGAAGACCGCCCGCCAGTTCGCGGTCGGGCGGGCACTGCGTCTGTACCCCGCATTCTGGATCGCAGTGCTGATCACCAGCGGATTCGCACTGGTCCTCGGTGGGGAGAGGATGGGGGTCGATCCGTACCAGGTGCTGGTCAACCTCACGATGATCCCCACGCTGCTGGGGCAGCCTTTCGTGGATGGTGTCTACTGGACGCTGCTGTACGAGCTCTCGTTCTACGCGGCCGTGTTCCTCCTCGTGCTGCTGCGCCAGAACGATCGGGTGGCCGCGCTGATGCCGGGATGGGCGATCGTCATGGGTGTCGTCTCCCAGCTCGACCCGCACCTCGCCGCGAACACTCCGTTCCTCGGCGGGTACTTCGGGTACTTCGCCGCGGGTGCGGTCATCGCGGCGATCGCGGATTCCGGGTGGAGCCTCTACCGGGCCGCCGGACTCGTCGCCGCGTACGTGACGGTCCTCCCGTACCACGACCCGGTGCTCTCCGCGCTCACGACCGTCCTGTTCGCGGTGATGCTCGTGACGCTGGTCCCGGCGGTCCGCGGCTGGCGCCTGCCCGGCTCGGCGACCGCCGGCGCCCTGACGTATCCGCTGTACCTGGTCCACGCCCACATCGGCTACATGCTGCTGACACGGTTCGCGACGGAGGAGAACAAGTGGATCGTGTACCCGGTGACCGTCGCCTTCGTGCTCTCCCTGGCCTACCTGCTGCACGTCACCGTCGAGAAGAACCCACGGACGCGACGCTTCTGGAAGCGTCTCCTGGACGGCACCGTCGGAGCGCTCACCGGTCTCGTGCAGTCGGCGATCGATCTCGTGCTCTCGCGCATTCCGGGCGGCCGGGTCGATGACTCGCGGCCCGCCGACGGCGCGACGGTGACTCGCTGACGCGGAGAACGTCGCTGGCGCGTGGAACAGACAGCGCGCCCGGGACTCATCCCCCGGGGTTCACTCCTCGGAGGTGCTCGCCCCGAGCAGTTCGCGGACCCGGTGGGAGACCTTGTGGAACGCGGGAGCCTCCAGGGAGGCGGCGTAGTCGCGCTCGGCCGGCAGCGACACGTCCTGGATCTCGACGATCCTGCCCGGGCGGGGGCTCATCACGACCACGCGTTGTGCGAGGTAGACCGCCTCGGCGACGGAGTGGGTGACCAGCATGATGGTCGTGCCCGTCTCGCGCCAGATCTGGTGGAGCTCGACGTTCATCCGTTCCCGCGTCAGAGCGTCGAGGGCTCCGAAGGGCTCGTCCATGAGCAGGATCTCGGGCTCGTGGAGCAGGGCGCGGCACAGAGCCACCCGCTGCTGCATGCCGCCGGAGAGCTCGTGGGGCCACGAGCGTTCGAATCCCGTCAGTCCCGTCATCTCGATGAGGTGATCGCAGCGTTCGCGGGCGGCGCCCAGCGGCAGTCCGCGCATCTCGGCCTGCAGCATGATGTTCTGGCGCACGTTGCGCCACTCCAGCAGGGCGGGGCGCTGGAACACGAAGCCGATGTCCTGACGGGGCCCCGAGATCGGGTCCCCGTTGATCTCGACCGTGCCCGAGGAGTAGTCGCCGAGCCCGGAGACCACCTTCAGCAAGGTGGACTTCCCGCAGCCGGACGGGCCGACGATGGTGATGAACTCGCCGTGCTCGACCTCGAGGTTCGCCCCGGACAGGGCGGTCACGGTGCCACGCTGCGAGCTGAAGGTGACGGAGGTGTCCCGGACGGATACGGCGGGGTTCGCCCGGGGTGCGGGCTCGGGGCGTTCTCGGGCGATGGTTCCTGTGCTCATGGGAGGGTCCTTGTCTACGTGTGATCCTGGGGCGGGAGCCGTGGGGTGTCCGAGTCCCTCAGCTCGCGGGGGTGAAGCCCGTATCGGCATAGGTGTCGATGTCGCCGTCGCTGCCGATCATCTCGGCCTGCGCCAGTACCTCGATGGTGGTGGCCCAGTCCTCGGCGGCGTTGCGACCAGGCACCTCTCCCGAGCTGTGGGCGGCGTCGAGGAGCTCGACCGTCCCCTGCCACTGCTGCAGGAGGACGTTCTCCTCGGCGATCTGCGGATCCTTGCCGGCCATCGAGGCGACGGCGGCCTCGGGGGCTTCCCTGGCGGCGGCGAAGGCCTCCGAGGTGGCATCGAGCATGGCCTGCACGATCTCGCGGTCCGCCGCGATCTGCGCCCCGGAGGTGATCAGGCCGTTGCTGAAGAAGTTCAGGCCGACGTCGGCATAGCTGATCGCGGCCATCTCCTTCCCGCTCTGCTGGGCGATGATCGGGCTCTGGTCGTGGGCGAAACCGATCAGGGCGTCGACCTGTCCGGTGATCAGGGCCGAGTTCTTCCCGGCGGGATCGATGTTCTGCACGGTGAGCTGCTCGGGGTCGAGCCCGGCTGCCTCGAGGAAGAGGGGGAACGTCGTGGTGGGGGCGTCGCCGGCGGAGGTGGCGATCGTCAGCCCCACCAGGTCCTCCGCGCTCGTGATGCCCGCGTCGGCGAAGTACTGCACGGCCGACGGCGTGGTCTGCAGGAACACCCCGATGGACCTCACGTCCACGCCGTTGTCGATGTTGCCCAGCACGACGGGGGTGTCGGCCCAGCCGAAGTTCACCTCCTGGGCGCCGACGGCCTGGGTGGTCTTGGCCGCGCCCTGCCCCGGTTCGATGCTGAGATCGATCCCGTGCTGCTCGAAGATCCCTTCCTGGACCCCGTAGTAGAAGGGGGCGTGCTCACCGTAGGGGTACCAGTTCAGCATGAACCGGACGGTGACGGTCCCGCTGCCCGCCATCGTGACCGTGCGGTTCCCGCAGGAGGCCAGGGCCAGCGGGCCCAGGAGGGCTGCGCCCAGCGCGGAGCGTCGGGTGACGCCGTATCCGATCTTCATCGGTCTCGATCTCCGTTCAGGACCGGGGGACCACGGGCGAGTCGCCGT
Encoded here:
- a CDS encoding ABC transporter substrate-binding protein, producing the protein MKIGYGVTRRSALGAALLGPLALASCGNRTVTMAGSGTVTVRFMLNWYPYGEHAPFYYGVQEGIFEQHGIDLSIEPGQGAAKTTQAVGAQEVNFGWADTPVVLGNIDNGVDVRSIGVFLQTTPSAVQYFADAGITSAEDLVGLTIATSAGDAPTTTFPLFLEAAGLDPEQLTVQNIDPAGKNSALITGQVDALIGFAHDQSPIIAQQSGKEMAAISYADVGLNFFSNGLITSGAQIAADREIVQAMLDATSEAFAAAREAPEAAVASMAGKDPQIAEENVLLQQWQGTVELLDAAHSSGEVPGRNAAEDWATTIEVLAQAEMIGSDGDIDTYADTGFTPAS
- a CDS encoding acyltransferase family protein, which produces MRETSPPAAPRRRVEVVDYLRFVAALSVVAFHYLYNGIKNGKVQGITHEPVIALAQYGYLGVNLFFMISGFVITQSVRGKTARQFAVGRALRLYPAFWIAVLITSGFALVLGGERMGVDPYQVLVNLTMIPTLLGQPFVDGVYWTLLYELSFYAAVFLLVLLRQNDRVAALMPGWAIVMGVVSQLDPHLAANTPFLGGYFGYFAAGAVIAAIADSGWSLYRAAGLVAAYVTVLPYHDPVLSALTTVLFAVMLVTLVPAVRGWRLPGSATAGALTYPLYLVHAHIGYMLLTRFATEENKWIVYPVTVAFVLSLAYLLHVTVEKNPRTRRFWKRLLDGTVGALTGLVQSAIDLVLSRIPGGRVDDSRPADGATVTR
- a CDS encoding ABC transporter ATP-binding protein, with the translated sequence MSTGTIARERPEPAPRANPAVSVRDTSVTFSSQRGTVTALSGANLEVEHGEFITIVGPSGCGKSTLLKVVSGLGDYSSGTVEINGDPISGPRQDIGFVFQRPALLEWRNVRQNIMLQAEMRGLPLGAARERCDHLIEMTGLTGFERSWPHELSGGMQQRVALCRALLHEPEILLMDEPFGALDALTRERMNVELHQIWRETGTTIMLVTHSVAEAVYLAQRVVVMSPRPGRIVEIQDVSLPAERDYAASLEAPAFHKVSHRVRELLGASTSEE